The window CCAATGAAGAACATTTTTGAGCAAACCATTACTGACGAAGTGATCAGCCGCATCAATAGCCTCAATGCCGACTCACAGCCACAGTGGGGAAAAATGAGTGTAGCCCAGATGCTGGCACATTGCTGTGTTAGCTACGAAATGGTTTATGAGGATAAACACAAAAAACCTAATCCATTCATGAGGCTTATCCTGAAAAGCTTTGTAAAAAAGGCTGTTGTGAACGAAATACCCTATAAGCCTGGCAGCCCTACTGCCCCGGCCTTTGTCATAAAAGGAGATAAAGATTTTGAAGCAGAAAAGAAACGTCTTACTAATTATATCATCAGAGCCCAGCAATCAGGCGAAGCCTATTTCGACAATAAAGAATCTCTTTCTTTTGGCCCGCTCACCAAAACCGAATGGAACAATCTGTTCTACAAGCACCTTGATCATCACCTGAGGCAGTTCAATGTATAAGCAATGGCTGTTCTACTAAGCTTTAATTTATTCAATAAACTGCTGGCCGCCTGGCATAACAGGTAACATATTTTGCTACGAATACGTATAAATACGTAATTAAAATGTAAATTTACGTATATTATTAACAGGCTTCTACCTGCTTAGACTCCCAACCCCATGCAATCAATAATTAGTGAAGCTGCCATGTATGATGATCTGGCCCTGGTAGACCAGGCCCGGAAAGGCGTTGACATCCAGTGTTTCTATCTGCTGGGAGAAAAATCCGGATTCAGCAAAGAAGAACTGGCAGCCTTGCTGGGCGTAGCACCCAAGACGATTGACAATTACCGCAACAATCATAAGCTGGTTCAGCATGATCAGGCTGAAAAACTCCTGATGTTGCTGCGCCTCTATGAGCGCGGGCAAAAGCTGTTCGGAGAAATCAAGGAGTTCCGTGACTGGTTGTACTACCCACAACCAGCACTGGAAATGCGCCCGCCCGTAGACCTGCTGGATTCTATTTCCGGCATTCGGCTGGTGGAGGAGTGCCTGGAGAGGATTGAACATGGCTATGCAGCTTAGGAGTTGAGCTGATGATCCTCTTTCGTATTACCCTGAAAGATTATGCTAAAACCCTCTATGCGCCGGGAGTACCCGGCCGCTGGAACCGCCGTGGTGAACTGGTGATATACTGTGCTGAAAATATTGCCGTAGCGGCACTGGAAAACATGGCTCACCGCATGGGCCAGGGAGGTTTGGGAGGGGACTTTGCCTGTATGCAGATCCAGATACCAGATGATGTGAGCATCCAGGCTGTTTCCATCGGCAGCCTGCCTCCAGACTGGGGGCTTCCCTCTTCCTATGCTGTTACCCAACCCATGGGTTCTGCCTGGTACAGAAACAACAGTGCCCTGCTGCTGAAGGTGCCGGCAGCTACCTGTCCCGGCCAGTTCAATTTTGTGATCAACTCAATGCACCAGGATTTCAAAAGAGTAGAGATCATAGGCACTACCCCTTTCATGTTCGATCCCCGCTTTAAAAGCATAGATGAGGAGCTGGTCA of the Flammeovirgaceae bacterium 311 genome contains:
- a CDS encoding hypothetical protein (COG5642 Uncharacterized conserved protein); the protein is MYDDLALVDQARKGVDIQCFYLLGEKSGFSKEELAALLGVAPKTIDNYRNNHKLVQHDQAEKLLMLLRLYERGQKLFGEIKEFRDWLYYPQPALEMRPPVDLLDSISGIRLVEECLERIEHGYAA
- a CDS encoding hypothetical protein (COG5654 Uncharacterized conserved protein), with protein sequence MILFRITLKDYAKTLYAPGVPGRWNRRGELVIYCAENIAVAALENMAHRMGQGGLGGDFACMQIQIPDDVSIQAVSIGSLPPDWGLPSSYAVTQPMGSAWYRNNSALLLKVPAATCPGQFNFVINSMHQDFKRVEIIGTTPFMFDPRFKSIDEELVRISKKPKK